A window from Streptomyces subrutilus encodes these proteins:
- a CDS encoding NADP-dependent succinic semialdehyde dehydrogenase produces the protein MPIATVNPTTGETLHTFTAHTPEQVEQCLAEAAAAFAHYRTTGFAERAALLLRAADLLEADNEAIARTMTTEMGKPIAAARAEAAKCVKAMRWYAAHAESLLADEHPAPGDVTDSGAASARVRYRPLGVVLAVMPWNFPLWQVMRFAAPALMAGNTGLLKHASNVPGTALYLGELFQRAGFPRGCFQTLLIGSDGVEKVLRDPRVAAATLTGSEPAGRAVAAVAGDEIKKTVLELGGSDPFLVLPTADVARAAQTAVTARVQNNGQSCIAAKRFIVHTDVYEEFTAAFTAAMAALTVGDPMDEATDVGPLATEQGRTDLEELVDDAVRHGATVLCGAGRPPGRETGWFYEPTVLAGITDAMRIDQEETFGPVATLYRVDSLDEAIARANHTPFGLSSNVWTGSDEDVERCVRDLQAGGVFVNGMTASHPALPFGGVKRSGYGRELAGHGIREFCNATTIWRAAP, from the coding sequence ATGCCCATCGCCACCGTGAACCCGACCACCGGCGAGACCCTGCACACCTTCACCGCGCACACCCCGGAACAGGTCGAGCAGTGCCTCGCGGAGGCCGCAGCGGCGTTCGCCCACTACCGCACCACCGGCTTCGCCGAGCGCGCTGCCCTCCTGCTGCGGGCCGCCGACCTGCTGGAGGCGGACAACGAGGCCATCGCCCGGACCATGACCACCGAGATGGGCAAACCGATCGCCGCCGCCCGGGCCGAGGCCGCCAAGTGCGTCAAGGCCATGCGGTGGTACGCCGCCCACGCCGAGTCGCTGCTCGCCGACGAACACCCGGCCCCCGGCGACGTCACCGACTCCGGCGCGGCCTCCGCCCGGGTCCGCTACCGGCCGCTCGGAGTCGTGCTGGCCGTCATGCCCTGGAACTTCCCGCTCTGGCAGGTCATGCGCTTCGCCGCGCCCGCCCTCATGGCGGGCAACACCGGTCTCCTCAAACACGCCTCCAACGTCCCCGGCACGGCCCTCTACCTCGGCGAGCTCTTCCAGCGGGCCGGTTTCCCGCGCGGCTGCTTCCAGACCCTGCTCATCGGCTCCGACGGCGTCGAGAAGGTCCTCCGCGACCCCCGGGTCGCCGCCGCCACCCTCACCGGCAGCGAACCGGCGGGCCGGGCCGTCGCCGCCGTGGCCGGGGACGAGATCAAGAAGACGGTCCTGGAACTCGGCGGCAGCGACCCCTTCCTGGTCCTGCCCACCGCGGACGTCGCCCGCGCCGCGCAGACGGCCGTCACCGCGCGCGTGCAGAACAACGGGCAGTCGTGCATCGCCGCCAAGCGCTTCATCGTCCACACCGACGTCTACGAGGAGTTCACCGCGGCCTTCACGGCCGCGATGGCCGCGCTCACCGTCGGCGACCCGATGGACGAGGCCACCGACGTCGGCCCCCTGGCCACCGAGCAGGGCCGCACCGACCTGGAGGAACTCGTCGACGACGCGGTGCGCCACGGCGCGACCGTCCTGTGCGGCGCGGGCCGCCCCCCGGGCCGCGAGACGGGCTGGTTCTACGAGCCCACCGTCCTCGCCGGCATCACCGACGCCATGCGCATCGACCAGGAGGAGACCTTCGGGCCGGTCGCCACGCTCTACCGCGTGGACAGCCTGGACGAGGCCATCGCCCGCGCCAACCACACGCCCTTCGGGCTCAGTTCCAACGTGTGGACCGGGAGCGACGAGGACGTGGAGCGCTGCGTCCGCGACCTCCAGGCCGGCGGGGTCTTCGTCAACGGCATGACCGCCTCGCACCCCGCCCTCCCCTTCGGCGGCGTCAAGCGCTCGGGGTACGGGCGCGAGCTGGCGGGGCACGGCATCCGCGAGTTCTGCAACGCCACCACGATCTGGCGGGCGGCCCCCTGA
- a CDS encoding SOS response-associated peptidase, with the protein MCGRYASTRGPADLADLFDVTRRDPDEVLAPSWNVAPADRVWAVLERADRDSGAVERGLRTLRWGLVPSWAKSPAAGAKMINARAETVHEKPAYRRAFATRRCLLPADGFYEWEPVPATDGRKAFKQPYFISPDDASVMAMAGLYAFWRDPGVADAHDPAAWLATCTIITTEAVDAAGRVHPRMPLAIAPAHYGAWLDPGRQDPDELRALLGTPAGGHLNARAVSTAVNDVRHNGPELLADAP; encoded by the coding sequence ATGTGCGGCCGATACGCCTCCACCCGCGGTCCCGCCGACCTCGCCGACCTGTTCGACGTGACCCGGCGGGACCCGGACGAGGTCCTGGCGCCCAGCTGGAACGTCGCTCCGGCCGACCGGGTATGGGCGGTACTGGAGCGCGCCGACCGCGACAGCGGCGCCGTGGAGCGCGGGCTGCGGACCCTGCGCTGGGGGCTGGTGCCGTCGTGGGCCAAGAGCCCGGCCGCCGGAGCCAAGATGATCAACGCCCGGGCGGAGACCGTGCACGAGAAGCCCGCCTACCGCCGGGCCTTCGCCACCCGCCGCTGCCTGCTGCCCGCCGACGGCTTCTACGAGTGGGAGCCCGTGCCCGCCACGGACGGCCGCAAGGCCTTCAAGCAGCCTTACTTCATCAGCCCCGACGACGCCTCGGTGATGGCCATGGCCGGGCTCTACGCCTTCTGGCGCGACCCCGGCGTGGCCGACGCGCACGACCCGGCCGCCTGGCTGGCCACCTGCACCATCATCACCACCGAGGCCGTCGACGCGGCGGGGCGCGTCCACCCCCGGATGCCGCTCGCCATCGCCCCCGCCCACTACGGGGCCTGGCTCGACCCCGGCCGGCAGGACCCCGACGAGCTGCGCGCCCTCCTCGGCACGCCCGCCGGCGGCCACCTGAACGCCCGGGCCGTCTCCACCGCCGTCAACGACGTCCGCCACAACGGCCCCGAGCTCCTCGCCGACGCGCCCTGA